A window of Oligoflexia bacterium genomic DNA:
AAGGCCTTCATAAATTGGCGTTCTATTAAATAGGATTCTGATTTTCTTAAACACTTCTCATTATGAGTCATTGCCAAATATTAAAATAATAGATAGAAAAGACAAATGAAGTGCCCATGCGGAACTACAAAATCATTAAGTGATTGCTGTGAACCTTTTATCAAAGGTACTAAAAAGCCTTTAACAGCTGAAGCTCTTATGCGTTCGCGATACACGGCTTACACACAGGGTGAGCTTGGTTATATCGCAGCAACGTTAGCGTCAGAAAGCCGACCAAACTTTGATGAAAAAGATGCTCGTGAATGGTCAAAAAACTCTAAATGGTTGGGTCTTGAAATTCTAAGCACCAAAAAAGGCCAAGAAGCTGACCGCGTTGGTACTGTAGAGTTTAATGCTAAGTATGAAAATGACGGTAAAGTTTTAGAACATCACGAAGTTTCTGAATTTAGAAAAGAAAAAGACACCTGGTATTTCGTAGACGGCGAGTCTCATGTTCACGAAGAAGGCCAAGGACACCACGAACCAGCTCAGCCGGTGGTCCGCGAAACGCCAAAGATCGGTAGAAATGATCCTTGTGTTTGCGGTAGCGGCAAAAAATATAAGAAATGCTGTGGCTAAAAATTAAAAGGTTTTGCCTTCTTTTTTCTCAGCTCCAAATACAAACCCAAGTCTTAACATAACAGTCAAATA
This region includes:
- a CDS encoding YchJ family protein; protein product: MKCPCGTTKSLSDCCEPFIKGTKKPLTAEALMRSRYTAYTQGELGYIAATLASESRPNFDEKDAREWSKNSKWLGLEILSTKKGQEADRVGTVEFNAKYENDGKVLEHHEVSEFRKEKDTWYFVDGESHVHEEGQGHHEPAQPVVRETPKIGRNDPCVCGSGKKYKKCCG